A window of Aromatoleum bremense genomic DNA:
TCGAGCGCACAGCAACGTCGAGACCGTGCTCGGTCTCGAACCCGGCAAGGGCAGTGTGCTGCTCTCCGATGGCTATGGGGCCTACGAGGCGTACGCCCAAAAAACCGGTATCACGCATGCTCAATGCTGGGCCCATTGCCGACGCGAGTTCTTCGAGGCGCAAGCCGTGGAGCCGACCGTGGGGTCCGAGGCGCTCGAGCGCATCGGCGCACTCTATGCGGTGGAAGAGCACATCCGACAAAAGAAGCTCAAACCCGAGGCCAAGCGAGAATACCGACTCACCCACGCCAAGCCGATCGTCGAGGGCTTCTTCGCGTGGGTACAGCACACACTGGACAAGCACGGCCTGCTGCCCGCCAACCCGATGACCAAAGCGCTGGCCTACACGCACAAACGACGGGTCGCCCTTGAGGTCTTTCTGACCGACCCCGCGGTGCCGGTCGACACAAACCACCTCGAGCGGGCACTCAGACCCATTCCGATGGGTAGGAAAAATTGGAATTTCTGTTGGACCGAGCTCGGTGCCAAGCACGTCGGCATCCTGCAAAGCCTGCTCACGACCTGCCGACTACACAACGTCGATCCCTACGACTATCTGGTCGATGTGCTCCAACGCATCGACCAGCATCCCGCCGCCAGCGTCGATCAACTCACGCCCCGGCTCTGGAAAGAGCACTTCAGCAAGCAGCCCCTGCGCTCTGATCTACACCAACTCGGCATGGGGCGCGAGACGCCGGTCAGTTAGCGGTTACCTTCGACGGGCAGTGAGAGATCGGCCGTGACGTGCGTCCACGCGATCGCACCACCCACTTCCATCCCAGCGCCGATGCCATTCAAGCCGCCCAGGGGCTTGCCACTTTCCTTGGTGACCAGTTCCATCAGGTTCGCCATGTCCTCCTCGATGGCGATCCCCAACGCATGCAACAAGTCCTGGCGACGCTTGTCCGGCGTGCGGCTCCAGGCCGAAAAGGCAGCGCGGGCGGCGGCAACGGCCTGATCCACATGCGCCGGATTCCCTGCCTGCACGCGGGCAAACGCCTGTCCGCTTGCCGGATTGATGACGTCGAACGTGGCCTCGGCCTTCACGTGCTGGCCGTTGATGATCATGTCGAATACTTGCATTGCCTCTCCTCGCTTCGTTTGTCGAATGTCTTGTCTCATTGCGGGGCCACGATGCCG
This region includes:
- a CDS encoding aldehyde dehydrogenase family protein yields the protein MQVFDMIINGQHVKAEATFDVINPASGQAFARVQAGNPAHVDQAVAAARAAFSAWSRTPDKRRQDLLHALGIAIEEDMANLMELVTKESGKPLGGLNGIGAGMEVGGAIAWTHVTADLSLPVEGNR